A region from the Drosophila bipectinata strain 14024-0381.07 chromosome 3R, DbipHiC1v2, whole genome shotgun sequence genome encodes:
- the LOC108130660 gene encoding uncharacterized protein yields the protein MAGGGRTAGKYGYSDNNYYSGHSYKSINDEIILVSIIMGITILVLITIALCYIAYEKCQKKREYYINA from the exons ATGGCCGGCGGGGGCAGGACAGCCGGCAAATACGGTTATTCGGACAACAATTATTACAGTG GTCACTCGTACAAGAGCATCAACGATGAGATTATACTGGTCAGCATCATAATGGGGATTACCATATTGGTGCTCATTACCATCGCCCTGTGCTACATTGCGTACGAGAAGTGCCAAAAGAAGCGGGAGTACTACATCAACGCCTAA
- the Regnase-1 gene encoding probable ribonuclease ZC3H12C, protein MRTKMNCEVQEQQKHQKHQPHQQQKLENHQQQQQQLSRNSNSNKLPVRKQESCSDDEDENVSRIERQNLEFAKKLGYSEQSIHSALTRLGSEAKQNELLAELIKLTADAPRPAPNSNSPASSGSSPASGGSCSLRHIVIDGSNVALSHGNNLVFSCRGIRICVDWFRQRGHREITAFVPNWRKELANNNISDRELLYELEHERVLVFTPSRHLDGKRVSCYDDRFILKLAVETDGIVVSNDNYRDLVLENHEFRRVVQERLLMYSFVNDIFMPPDDPLGRSGPNLDLFLCSQTQQKMADAQQLCPYGKKCTYGQKCKFRHQNQGTLLQRLPLQASHSAPLHSNGGPQMVSPIGNNNNSVKMNSLISREPLGRTKSNTIEQVCQGFSAQMDLTEGSAVDSSQQPNRHKKLQRQQPPPTYPLLMPLQQPPHVQLTSYHHQYLTRTPSAPVSDHGHVLPLPARNYAHLSASDSRINEELHASQQLPREEQRRLLRYHLSSLFPPHQVHAVLQLYPEETDAKTVCAAILNLFPHN, encoded by the coding sequence ATGCGCACCAAGATGAACTGCGAAGTGCAAGAGCAACAGAAACATCAAAAGCACCAGccacaccaacaacaaaagctAGAAaaccaccagcagcaacaacaacaactgagTAGGAATAGCAATAGCAACAAGTTACCAGTGAGAAAGCAGGAGAGCTGCTCGGATGACGAAGATGAAAATGTGAGCCGGATAGAGCGACAGAATCTGGAGTTTGCAAAGAAGCTGGGCTACAGCGAACAGTCGATACATTCGGCCTTAACCCGTTTGGGTTCGGAGGCCAAGCAGAACGAACTGCTGGCGGAGCTCATCAAGCTAACGGCCGATGCTCCGCGTCCCGCCCCCAATAGTAACAGCCCCGCCTCTTCTGGTTCCTCGCCCGCCTCAGGAGGTTCCTGTTCCTTGCGCCACATTGTCATCGATGGCAGTAATGTGGCCCTGTCACACGGCAACAACCTGGTCTTCTCCTGCCGAGGCATTCGCATATGCGTGGATTGGTTCCGTCAACGGGGCCATCGCGAAATCACTGCCTTTGTGCCCAATTGGAGAAAAGAACTGGCCAACAATAATATATCAGATCGTGAGCTGCTTTACGAACTGGAACATGAGCGAGTCCTGGTCTTCACTCCCTCGAGACATTTGGATGGAAAGCGAGTCTCCTGCTACGACGATCGATTCATACTCAAGTTGGCCGTAGAGACCGATGGCATTGTGGTGTCCAACGACAACTACAGAGACCTGGTGCTCGAGAATCATGAGTTTCGACGGGTTGTGCAGGAGCGCCTTCTGATGTACTCGTTTGTTAATGACATATTTATGCCGCCAGACGATCCGCTGGGCAGATCGGGCCCGAATCTGGATTTATTTCTTTGCTCACAGACGCAACAAAAAATGGCCGATGCCCAGCAGCTATGTCCGTACGGGAAAAAGTGCACTTATGGACAAAAGTGTAAGTTCCGGCACCAGAACCAGGGGACTTTGCTTCAGCGACTGCCACTACAGGCATCCCATAGCGCTCCGTTGCACAGCAATGGTGGGCCACAAATGGTCAGTCCCATaggaaacaacaacaacagtgtCAAGATGAACTCACTGATCAGCCGAGAGCCTTTGGGTCGCACCAAGTCCAACACTATAGAGCAAGTGTGTCAGGGATTCTCTGCCCAAATGGATTTAACCGAAGGTTCAGCGGTGGATTCGTCCCAACAGCCGAACCGCCACAAGAAACTGCAGCGGCAACAACCACCACCCACCTATCCTCTTTTGATGCCGCTCCAGCAGCCGCCACATGTTCAGCTAACCAGCTATCATCACCAGTATCTGACGCGCACACCATCCGCTCCGGTGTCGGATCACGGCCATGTTCTACCACTGCCCGCTCGCAACTACGCACACTTGTCCGCCTCAGATTCACGGATTAACGAGGAACTTCATGCATCACAGCAACTGCCGCGGGAGGAGCAGCGCCGCCTGTTGCGCTACCACCTAAGCAGTCTCTTTCCTCCACATCAAGTCCATGCCGTGCTGCAGCTGTATCCCGAGGAGACCGACGCCAAGACCGTCTGTGCAGCTATACTTAATTTATTTCCGCATAATTAG
- the idc gene encoding uncharacterized protein idc: protein MRDQAPQATPAEAPATRQKWIVCRVCLQQPKEPMACIFNDEPTKDMTQMIMECGGVPIKKFDHYPDKICDKCSRALKVAFKFRQSCQNSYKHLRQFVAPVEDEQDTANKEEDTEEHDTPADETEEELDESTYVDGEGENAGDVAATEFQDEFEEEILLKLEKDNVVHFKSENVEEDGIIEEVYDVYEAFEGDIITEQAVFDQDLGDQSLSGLSADIEYLDPVEQDQDQDQDQLTESANEDEEKFFSSKLVRSAGTNRAAPKRRANNRNKTNDPSASPESASTLKSSGRGNALKIRRGNNHGVKTEVVGEEGISIGEMMARKHSGIKTKGGHKIIVGDKKEFKYICDVCGNMYPSQSRLTEHIKVHSGIKPHECEICGHCFAQAQQLARHMNTHTGNRPYKCSYCPAAFADLSTRNKHHRIHTNERPYECDVCHKTFTYTNTLKFHKMIHTGEKPHVCDVCGKGFPQAYKLRNHKVIHERRSVREAVDGMMPYDTANIVGLEM, encoded by the exons ATGAGAGATCAGGCCCCACAAGCTACACCTGCAGAGGCACCTGCGACTAGGCAGAAGTGGATAGTGTGCCGGGTGTGCCTGCAGCAGCCCAAGGAGCCCATGGCCTGCATTTTCAACGACGAACCGACCAAGGACATGACACAGATGATTATGGAGTGTGGCGGAGTGCCA ATTAAAAAATTTGATCACTATCCTGACAAGATTTGTGATAAGTGCTCCCGCGCACTGAAGGTTGCGTTCAAGTTCCGTCAGTCGTGTCAGAACTCTTACAAGCATCTTCGGCAGTTTGTGGCGCCGGTTGAGGATGAACAGGATACTGCCAACAAGGAGGAAGATACAGAAGAGCATGATACACCGGCTGATGAGACGGAGGAGGAACTGGATGAGAGCACCTATGTTGATGGGGAGGGGGAAAACGCGGGAGATGTTGCCGCCACGGAATTCCAGGATGAATTCGAGGAGGAAATCCTCTTGAAACTAGAGAAGGATAACGTCGTCCATTTTAAGAGTGAAAACGTTGAGGAAGATGGCATTATCGAGGAAGTCTACGACGTATACGAGGCTTTTGAGGGGGACATCATAACAGAACAGGCTGTTTTCGATCAGGACTTGGGCGATCAGTCGCTTTCTGGGCTTTCGGCCGATATCGAGTACCTGGACCCGGTAGAACAAGATCAAGATCAGGACCAGGATCAGTTGACTGAAAGCGCCAATGAGGACGAAGAGAAATTTTTCTCTAGCAAACTGGTCAGGAGCGCTGGAACGAATCGAGCAGCCCCCAAGCGTCGCGCCAACAACCGCAACAAGACAAACGACCCATCAGCGTCGCCAGAATCTGCCTCCACCTTGAAATCGAGTGGTCGGGGTAATGCGCTCAAGATCCGCCGCGGAAATAACCACGGGGTTAAGACGGAAGTCGTTGGAGAAGAAGGTATTTCCATTGGGGAGATGATGGCGCGAAAGCACTCCGGAATTAAGACCAAAGGCGGTCACAAAATCATCGTTGGCGATAAAAAGGAATTCAAGTACATATGCGATGTTTGTGGCAATATGTATCCCTCCCAGAGCCGACTTACCGAACACATTAAAGTCCATTCTGGAATAAAACCTCACGAGTGCGA AATCTGCGGTCACTGCTTCGCCCAGGCTCAGCAACTGGCGCGTCACATGAACACGCACACTGGAAATCGACCGTATAAATGTAGCTACTGCCCTGCAGCCTTTGCGGATTTGTCCACCCGCAACAAACACCACAG AATCCACACCAACGAGCGTCCCTATGAGTGCGACGTGTGCCACAAGACCTTTACATACACCAACACACTTAAGTTCCACAAGATGATTCATACGGGGGAGAAGCCCCATGT ATGTGATGTGTGCGGAAAGGGCTTTCCCCAAGCTTACAAGCTGCGGAACCACAAGGTTATTCATGAGCGACGCAGCGTGCGAGAAGCCGTCGACGGAATGATGCCGTATGATACGGCCAATATAGTGGGTCTAGAGATGTAG
- the trem gene encoding zinc finger protein OZF isoform X2, which produces MARSCCMRYLARMPVRAWIKCCIFAQGFRSAKMTTFRTRCVQIMDMLDREASNSGVENESLSLADDLKIWEEDISQFIVKVEEERKNQQREEQEDHSAEQLVTYVVEDAIEFDATGEHAEEDYETVQTVAEETESENFAEYEEFELVTAENSPAPPGDTCKARSRKRKIKEVDSNDYNDDVLSMEEHEEQSMVTEETARPKATTNRPRQTKKRAQQNRTVTESSTVDKKLGRKPRGKLCTFICDVCGNIYPTQARLTEHLKFHSGIKPHECEICGRGFVQNQQLVRHMNTHTGNRPYKCNYCPAAFADRSTKTKHHRIHTKERPYECDVCSRTFTYSDNLKFHKMIHTGEKPHTCDICGKGFVKAYKMRLHRMTHEKRGPWKTLQVDAGPEEEGVKGDMQEFLR; this is translated from the exons ATGGCGAGGAGTTGCTGCATGAGATATTTAGCCAGAATGCCAGTACGCGCCTGGATCAAATGTTGCATATTTGCGCAGGGATTCCG GTCAGCCAAGATGACAACTTTCCGGACAAGATGTGTA CAAATCATGGACATGCTAGATCGCGAGGCAAGCAACTCAGGAGTAGAAAACGAAAGTCTTTCCCTAGCCGATGATCTGAAAATCTGGGAAGAAGACATCAGTCAGTTCATCGTCAAGGTTGAAGAGGAAAGAAAGAACCAACAGAGGGAGGAGCAAGAGGATCATTCAGCAGAACAGCTGGTCACCTATGTGGTGGAGGACGCGATTGAATTCGATGCTACCGGTGAACACGCAGAGGAAGATTATGAGACTGTCCAGACGGTGGCTGAAGAAACAGAGTCGGAGAATTTTGCGGAGTACGAAGAATTTGAGTTGGTCACAGCCGAGAATAGCCCCGCGCCGCCAGGGGATACATGTAAAGCTCGCAGTcggaaaagaaaaatcaagGAAGTCGATTCAAATGATTACAATGATGATGTACTTAGTATGGAGGAACATGAAGAACAAAGTATGGTGACCGAGGAAACAGCCAGACCGAAAGCCACGACTAATCGACCGCGACAGACCAAAAAGCGAGCCCAGCAAAACAGGACAGTTACGGAAAGTAGTACGGTTGACAAGAAACTGGGCCGAAAGCCGCGCGGTAAGCTATGCACTTTCATCTGCGACGTTTGCGGGAATATATATCCCACCCAGGCCAGACTTACTGAGCACCTAAAGTTCCACTCTGGTATAAAGCCACATGAATGCGA GATCTGTGGACGTGGCTTTGTCCAGAACCAACAGTTGGTCAGACACATGAACACGCACACTGGAAACAGACCGTACAAATGCAACTACTGCCCAGCCGCCTTTGCCGATCGGTCTACCAAGACTAAGCACCATAG GATACACACTAAGGAACGCCCTTACGAGTGTGACGTATGCTCAAGAACCTTTACCTACTCCGATAACCTCAAGTTCCACAAAATGATTCACACAGGGGAGAAGCCACATAC TTGTGATATTTGCGGCAAGGGATTTGTGAAGGCATACAAAATGCGCCTGCATCGCATGACGCACGAGAAAAGAGGACCCTGGAAAACGTTGCAAGTGGACGCCGGACCTGAGGAAGAAGGTGTCAAAGGCGACATGCAAGAGTTTCTCAGATAG
- the LOC122321627 gene encoding transcription factor Ouib gives MELKLDMLTVCRTCLQDGETQMISIYEEDEEKKKDGLSLSEKIEDFTGLQLNRKEDLPTRICLKCKAFLTLAHKFRQICHRSNKFLREYVVKDSSPLGVEAEIPQDTEQYEQLEVEVLEEEVWATEETVEEPAPPLSSTPDGSAVPPTQSPEPKEIPVVLAVETVPAPTTGKLYVCDICKNGYPRKSTLATHMRRHNNDRPYECEICHKRFHVNYQLMRHIRQHTGAKPYTCEYCNRSFADRTSLVKHERTHRNERPYACDTCGKTFTYANVLKVHYKTHTTDKPFTCRLCDKSFARNHNLVAHLQTQQHLNDPRTPAYLNTLKVGNIS, from the exons ATGGAACTTAAGTTGGATATGTTAACCGTGTGCCGGACTTGCTTACAGGACGGTGAGACCCAAATGATATCCATTTACGAGGAAGATGAAGAGAAAAAGAAAGATGGACTCTCCCTCTCCGAGAAAATAGAGGACTTTACGGGACTACAA TTAAATCGCAAAGAAGATCTTCCCACTAGAATATGTCTGAAATGCAAAGCCTTTCTAACTCTAGCTCACAAATTCCGCCAAATTTGTCACAGATCTAATAAGTTTCTAAGGGAATACGTCGTCAAGGATTCAAGCCCTCTGGGAGTTGAGGCGGAGATACCTCAAGACACCGAACAGTATGAACAGCTAGAGGTCGAAGTACTGGAAGAAGAAGTTTGGGCCACTGAAGAAACGGTTGAGGAACCAGCTCCGCCTCTTTCTTCCACTCCAGACGGTTCTGCCGTTCCTCCAACGCAATCTCCAGAACCAAAGGAAATCCCTGTAGTTTTAGCCGTAGAAACGGTACCGGCTCCGACAACCGGAAAGCTGTACGTGTGTGATATATGCAAAAATGGTTATCCCAGGAAGAGCACCTTGGCCACGCACATGCGGAGGCACAACAATGATCGACCCTACGAATGCGA GATCTGCCATAAACGGTTTCATGTAAACTACCAATTGATGCGCCACATTCGCCAGCACACTGGAGCAAAGCCGTATACCTGTGAATACTGCAATCGCAGCTTTGCAGATCGCACATCTTTGGTCAAGCACGAAAG GACCCACCGCAATGAGCGTCCTTATGCTTGTGATACCTGCGGTAAAACATTTACTTATGCCAACGTCCTGAAAGTGCATTACAAAACACACACCACGGACAAACCATTCAC TTGCAGGCTGTGTGATAAGAGTTTCGCCCGCAATCACAACTTAGTGGCCCACCTACAGACGCAACAGCATTTGAACGACCCCCGAACTCCTGCGTATCTGAACACTCTTAAAGTGGGAAATATCAGTTAA
- the LOC108130554 gene encoding zinc finger protein Paris, with protein MHEEMTQEDPQCRICLLHPKDESLMATEPNFLEQIRSCTGIQMKETSNGTNLICTSCALLLRAALKLRTLCQEAQKKLERLNEEESTMVDEEKDNVGDSESDAMFEEYVVTLDGTEYSSDVDEIISIEPVDSLPSSPVQENPSSMDGGGSSSEPEDNPTQELLFSCNLCPNVYSQRVKLTAHLKQHNNDKPHECEICHKRFRQTTQLARHMNSHTGNRPYKCDFCDSCFGDPSTRIKHQRIHTNERPYKCKFCAKTFSYSNVLRVHLKTHTGERPYSCQYCHKTFSQPHHKKYHEKTHK; from the exons ATGCACGAAGAAATGACCCAAGAGGATCCCCAGTGTCGCATCTGCCTTTTGCATCCCAAGGATGAATCTCTTATGGCCACGGAACCTAATTTCCTGGAGCAGATCCGGAGTTGCACCGGGATTCAG ATGAAGGAAACTTCAAATGGGACTAATCTCATATGCACCAGTTGCGCCTTGCTGCTACGGGCGGCGTTGAAGCTGAGGACTCTTTGCCAAGAGGCGCAAAAGAAGCTAGAGAGACTGAATGAAGAGGAATCTACTATGGTAGATGAGGAAAAGGATAATGTGGGGGATTCTGAAAGTGATGCTATGTTCGAAGAATATGTGGTTACATTGGATGGCACCGAATACTCCTCAGATGTCGATGAAATCATCAGCATTGAACCAGTTGACTCACTGCCTAGTTCGCCTGTTCAGGAGAATCCCTCATCCATGGACGGTGGAGGTTCATCTTCTGAACCAGAAGATAACCCCACTCAAGAGTTACTATTTTCCTGCAATTTATGTCCAAATGTCTATAGTCAGCGGGTCAAGTTGACGGCTCACTTGAAACAACACAACAACGATAAGCCGCATGAGTGCGA AATCTGCCACAAAAGGTTCCGCCAGACTACGCAGCTGGCTAGGCACATGAACTCCCACACCGGCAATCGTCCCTACAAATGTGATTTCTGCGACTCTTGCTTTGGAGATCCCTCCACCCGAATCAAGCACCAAAG GATTCACACAAATGAGAGGCCGTACAAGTGCAAGTTCTGTGCAAAAACGTTTTCTTATTCCAATGTGCTGCGAGTTCACCTAAAGACGCATACGGGAGAACGTCCTTACAGCTGCCAATACTGTCATAAAACATTTTCCCAGCCGCATCATAAAAAATACCATGAAAAGACACACAAGTGA
- the LOC108130659 gene encoding protein I'm not dead yet 2-like has translation MADADNKLSGGQAMKRCCGFHWRGKASILIPLMTLPILVYGILGGGKAFLCMYLVVNMALFWISEAIPLYLTAMFPVVFLPLFGILPSDKVCTFYFSDTVVMFLGGLIIALAIEYCNLHQRIALTVILIVGCSPRRLHFGLTMVTCFISLWISNSATTAMMCPIVKAILNEMESSNIFAIYKTQEEEPMEEGDPPHPSTISMSFYFAVAYAATIGGCGTLIGTGTNLTYKGLYETRFPDSEDKITFPLFMMYALPFVVGLLIFLVWFSLQITHMGLFRPNSKVGQEVKKGGEGQEVVKAVIRERKNDLGKMSCHEIQVALLFILMVILLFTRAPGFFPGWGDFLNAKKIASSPPVWACTILLFALPTQYTFFKYCCGKAPFPGQTLDACMSWVYSHKNTPFGLCFLLGGGFALAEGSRVSGMAKMLGDSLAFAASMPEVLVVGMCILISLFCTAFASNVAICNILIPIFSEMALAIKVHPITITFPAGLACSLAFHLPVSTPPNAIISGYTGIKTKYMAIAGILPTFCAFWCLLITGSVWTRVIYPHSKTFPTWAQ, from the exons atggcgga CGCGGATAATAAATTAAGTGGCGGGCAAGCCATGAAGCGGTGCTGCGGTTTCCATTGGAGGGGTAAAGCCAGCATCTTAATACCCCTTATGACGCTGCCAATCTTGGTCTATGGAATCCTTGGTGGCGGGAAGGCATTTCTCTGCATGTATCTGGTTGTAAACATGGCACTTTTCTGGATAAGTGAAGCTATTCCCCTTTATTTGACGGCTATGTTTCCAGTTGTATTTTTGCCACTCTTCGGAATATTG CCCTCCGACAAGGTGTGTACTTTCTACTTCAGTGATACAGTGGTAATGTTTCTCGGTGGCTTGATAATAGCTTTAGCGATAGAGTATTGTAATCTACATCAGCGCATCGCCCTGACAGTCATACTTATAGTGGGTTGCAGTCCAAGGCG ATTGCATTTTGGCTTAACAATGGTCACTTGCTTTATATCGCTTTGGATATCCAATTCTGCGACTACTGCTATGATGTGTCCAATTGTAAAAGCCATACTAAACGAAATGGAATCG TCAAACATTTTCGCAATTTACAAAACACAAGAAGAGGAACCCATGGAGGAAGGCGA CCCACCACATCCGTCGACAATCTCCATGAGCTTTTATTTTGCCGTTGCGTATGCCGCAACTATTGGCGGATGTGGAACTCTAATCGGAACCGGCACTAATTTGACCTACAAAGGTCTATACGAAAC GCGATTTCCGGATTCCGAAGACAAAATTACCTTCCCCTTGTTCATGATGTATGCGCTTCCATTCGTTGTGGGCCTTTTAATATTCCTCGTCTGGTTTTCCCTCCAAATAACCCACATGGGCCTGTTCCGACCAAACAGCAAGGTGGGCCAGGAGGTGAAGAAAGGAGGTGAGGGACAGGAAGTGGTCAAAGCTGTGATCAGGGAACGGAAGAACGATCTGGGCAAGATGAGCTGCCATGAGATTCAGGTAGCCCTTCTATTCATCCTTATGGTTATATTGCTCTTTACTCGAGCCCCAGGATTCTTTCCCGGCTGGGGGGACTTTCTTAATGCAAA GAAGATTGCTAGTAGCCCCCCAGTGTGGGCGTGCACTATTTTGCTTTTTGCACTTCCTACTCAGTACACATTCTTCAAGTACTGCTGTGGCAAGGCTCCCTTTCCAGGACAAACGTTGGATGCTTGCATGTCCTGGGTCTACAGCCACAAGAATACCCCTTTCGGCCTGTGCTTTTTACTGG GAGGAGGATTTGCCTTGGCGGAGGGCAGTCGGGTCAGCGGAATGGCAAAAATGCTGGGGGATTCTCTTGCCTTTGCCGCAAGTATGCCGGAAGTACTTGTGGTGGGGATGTGCATCCTTATTTCTCTATTCTGCACGGCGTTTGCCTCTAACGTGGCTATATGCAACATTCTGATCCCGATATTTTCAGAGATG GCTCTTGCCATCAAGGTGCATCCGATCACAATAACGTTTCCAGCGGGATTGGCTTGCAGCTTGGCTTTCCATTTGCCTGTGAGCACTCCACCGAATGCTATTATCTCGGGCTATACCGGGATTAAGACCAAATATATGGCAATAGCCGGTATTCTGCCAACATTCTGCGCCTTTTGGTGCCTTCTTATAACTGGATCCGTGTGGACCCGGGTGATCTATCCACATTCAAAGACGTTCCCCACCTGGGCACAATAA
- the trem gene encoding zinc finger protein OZF isoform X1 codes for MKTESNEKWIVCRVCLNNPSDGEELLHEIFSQNASTRLDQMLHICAGIPVSQDDNFPDKMCSKCVRCLRFAYKFRLTCQRSHQQIMDMLDREASNSGVENESLSLADDLKIWEEDISQFIVKVEEERKNQQREEQEDHSAEQLVTYVVEDAIEFDATGEHAEEDYETVQTVAEETESENFAEYEEFELVTAENSPAPPGDTCKARSRKRKIKEVDSNDYNDDVLSMEEHEEQSMVTEETARPKATTNRPRQTKKRAQQNRTVTESSTVDKKLGRKPRGKLCTFICDVCGNIYPTQARLTEHLKFHSGIKPHECEICGRGFVQNQQLVRHMNTHTGNRPYKCNYCPAAFADRSTKTKHHRIHTKERPYECDVCSRTFTYSDNLKFHKMIHTGEKPHTCDICGKGFVKAYKMRLHRMTHEKRGPWKTLQVDAGPEEEGVKGDMQEFLR; via the exons ATGAAAACAGAGTCCAACGAGAAGTGGATAGTTTGCCGAGTGTGCCTCAATAATCCCAGCGATGGCGAGGAGTTGCTGCATGAGATATTTAGCCAGAATGCCAGTACGCGCCTGGATCAAATGTTGCATATTTGCGCAGGGATTCCG GTCAGCCAAGATGACAACTTTCCGGACAAGATGTGTAGTAAGTGTGTGCGGTGTCTACGTTTTGCTTACAAGTTCCGACTTACCTGTCAGCGCTCCCACCAGCAAATCATGGACATGCTAGATCGCGAGGCAAGCAACTCAGGAGTAGAAAACGAAAGTCTTTCCCTAGCCGATGATCTGAAAATCTGGGAAGAAGACATCAGTCAGTTCATCGTCAAGGTTGAAGAGGAAAGAAAGAACCAACAGAGGGAGGAGCAAGAGGATCATTCAGCAGAACAGCTGGTCACCTATGTGGTGGAGGACGCGATTGAATTCGATGCTACCGGTGAACACGCAGAGGAAGATTATGAGACTGTCCAGACGGTGGCTGAAGAAACAGAGTCGGAGAATTTTGCGGAGTACGAAGAATTTGAGTTGGTCACAGCCGAGAATAGCCCCGCGCCGCCAGGGGATACATGTAAAGCTCGCAGTcggaaaagaaaaatcaagGAAGTCGATTCAAATGATTACAATGATGATGTACTTAGTATGGAGGAACATGAAGAACAAAGTATGGTGACCGAGGAAACAGCCAGACCGAAAGCCACGACTAATCGACCGCGACAGACCAAAAAGCGAGCCCAGCAAAACAGGACAGTTACGGAAAGTAGTACGGTTGACAAGAAACTGGGCCGAAAGCCGCGCGGTAAGCTATGCACTTTCATCTGCGACGTTTGCGGGAATATATATCCCACCCAGGCCAGACTTACTGAGCACCTAAAGTTCCACTCTGGTATAAAGCCACATGAATGCGA GATCTGTGGACGTGGCTTTGTCCAGAACCAACAGTTGGTCAGACACATGAACACGCACACTGGAAACAGACCGTACAAATGCAACTACTGCCCAGCCGCCTTTGCCGATCGGTCTACCAAGACTAAGCACCATAG GATACACACTAAGGAACGCCCTTACGAGTGTGACGTATGCTCAAGAACCTTTACCTACTCCGATAACCTCAAGTTCCACAAAATGATTCACACAGGGGAGAAGCCACATAC TTGTGATATTTGCGGCAAGGGATTTGTGAAGGCATACAAAATGCGCCTGCATCGCATGACGCACGAGAAAAGAGGACCCTGGAAAACGTTGCAAGTGGACGCCGGACCTGAGGAAGAAGGTGTCAAAGGCGACATGCAAGAGTTTCTCAGATAG